A stretch of Aphelocoma coerulescens isolate FSJ_1873_10779 chromosome 1A, UR_Acoe_1.0, whole genome shotgun sequence DNA encodes these proteins:
- the LOC138104811 gene encoding inositol 1,4,5-trisphosphate receptor-interacting protein-like 1, with product MKGEKNEDGNGEEHGNVASTEEGADKASEGDSNNVKVKEDRHSSEHRTSDRKGKDQENRDANVKGKKNEDGKEEEGGNVAASEKEGRGDGKDKGSRGGTEEEEDTRDVGNKRGILLVDRIQCPVEDVERGRSVAAELMESFTRVFTDSVSNSFYPVPQEAIGVGSAFEGWSPREQDVVYRMLVPLNPPPGHAFHLELNSAGQMAARTFCVRVELVCTCEREQLGEKLLCFLHHSQKELRWKQKPSLLETLCTGSYLDVEKTSHWFYKLVRCSWLHLPQSYSWHLVFQPCSRSCQFRLSKGKESLMVEMLFGVRHGDSDIFVVSQPTEAQKGGSSSSVSSRPAKAESIASTAWPETYAVAEAKFFQHVARQVPCESLHLKCLQLFTYILRGTGFSSSTWKTVVMHVLTTVPLSKWRRREFERRLWDIMAYLRRCLQLKRLEHFVLGNKRLPAEISLPPAMRTVEPLNLFEHLARDPAAHAEAMQAYGQLRFRLWTLLSSH from the coding sequence atgaagggagaaaagaatgaagatggaaatggagaggagcacggcAACGTTGCTTCAACTGAAGAAGGTGCTGATAAAGCAAGTGAAGGAGACAGCAACAATGTGAAGGTGAAGGAAGACCGGCATTCCAGTGAACACAGAACCAGTGATCGGAAGGGGAAggatcaggaaaacagggatgcgaatgtgaaaggcaagaagaatgaagatggaaaagaagaagaaggtggaaatgtggctgccagtgaaaaagaaggCCGCGGTGATGGCAAGGACAAAGGCAGCCGTGGTGGaactgaagaggaagaagacacCCGGGACGTTGGGAATAAGCGAGGGATCCTTTTAGTGGATCGCATACAGTGTCCTGTCGAGGACGTAGAGAGAGGTCGCTCAGTGGCAGCGGAGCTGATGGAGAGCTTCACGCGTGTCTTTACTGACAGCGTGAGCAATAGTTTCTACCCGGTGCCTCAAGAAGCCAtcggggtgggcagtgcctttgAGGGTTGGAGTCCCCGTGAGCAGGATGTGGTGTACCGCATGCTGGTCCCACTGAATCCCCCGCCGGGACACGccttccacctggagctgaacagtgccgggcagatggcagcaaggaccttctgcgtccgtgtggagctggtgtgcacgtgcgagagggagcagctgggcgagaagctgttgtgcttcctgcaccactCGCAGAAGGAGCTGCGGTGgaagcagaagcccagcctCCTAGAGACACTCTGCACCGGCTCCTACCTGGACGTGGAGAAAACCTCCCACTGGTTCTACAAGCTGGTGAGATGCTCgtggctgcatttgcctcagtCGTACTCGTGGCACTTggtgtttcagccctgcagccggTCCTGCCAATTCCGGCTGAGcaaaggcaaggagagcctgatGGTGGAGATGCTGTTTGGGGTGCGCCACGGGGACTCCGACATCTTTGTGGTcagccagcccacagaggcccagaaaggcggctccagcagctctgtgagcagccGGCCCGCCAAGGCCGAGTCCATCGCAAGCACAGCGTGGCCTGAGACGtacgctgtggcagaggcaaaattcttccagcacgtggccaggcaggtgccgtgtgagagcttgcacctgaaatgcctgcagctcttcacctaCATCCTGAGGGGCACAGGTTTTTCCAGCTCGACCTGGAAGACTGTGGTCATGCACGTGCTGACCACCGTACCGCTGTCCAAGTGGCGCAGGAGGGAATTTGAGCGGCGGCTGTGGGACATCATGGCATACCTGCGCCGCTGCCTGCAGTTGAAACGCCTGGAGCACTTTGTCCTGGGCAACAAGAGGCTTCCTGCGGAGATCAGCTTGCCGCCGGCAATGCGAACGGTCGAGCCGCTCAACCTCTTTGAGCACCTGGCCCGAGATCCGGCCGCCCACGCGGAGGCGATGCAAGCTTACGGTCAGCTGCGATTCCGCCTCTGgacgctgctctccagccactga